Proteins encoded within one genomic window of Leptolyngbya sp. SIO1E4:
- a CDS encoding helix-turn-helix transcriptional regulator, whose protein sequence is MSCDFVAGLFKSNNQSYLIIEIDHSTHQAYSDTLTGAIANFNHPYMKLIQSLTERELQIAALVAQGLSNKKVATHLCISEWTVATHLRRIFMKLQVDSRAAMVYKCASLIQLSCIR, encoded by the coding sequence ATGAGCTGTGACTTCGTGGCTGGTTTATTCAAAAGCAATAATCAAAGTTACCTTATTATCGAGATCGATCACTCTACTCACCAAGCTTATAGCGATACATTGACAGGGGCGATCGCTAACTTCAATCACCCCTACATGAAGCTAATTCAGTCTTTGACGGAGCGTGAACTGCAAATTGCTGCCCTGGTCGCGCAAGGATTATCCAATAAAAAAGTCGCAACCCATCTCTGTATTAGTGAATGGACAGTTGCGACACATTTGCGCCGAATTTTTATGAAGCTTCAGGTAGACAGCAGAGCAGCAATGGTTTACAAATGCGCAAGCTTAATACAGTTGTCTTGCATCCGTTGA
- a CDS encoding pentapeptide repeat-containing protein, with protein sequence MDTDEFMSRYTSGERDFGGVIFDELILVGLNINEIDFSGAVLSNGVLENLELKGACFRDAILKNAKMYRTNICNSDFKRADLRGIEINECFLSKVDLRESNLAYSILAGVNFVKTTMSSSELSYSKFFRVQMREVDLSKADLTDAELFIYEMSQVNLKGANLEIRSFNSDTSLQELILPEGTIDDFVYEGLL encoded by the coding sequence GTGGATACAGATGAATTCATGTCTAGATACACATCTGGTGAGAGAGATTTTGGAGGAGTTATATTTGATGAACTAATTTTAGTTGGCCTTAACATTAATGAAATTGATTTTAGTGGCGCTGTATTATCTAATGGAGTTTTGGAGAATTTAGAGTTAAAAGGGGCTTGCTTTAGAGATGCAATCCTAAAGAACGCGAAAATGTATAGAACAAATATTTGTAACTCAGACTTTAAACGAGCTGACTTGAGAGGAATTGAAATCAATGAATGTTTTTTATCTAAAGTTGATTTGCGTGAGTCAAATCTAGCGTATTCTATTTTAGCAGGGGTTAATTTCGTGAAAACAACTATGAGTAGCTCCGAGTTATCTTATTCAAAGTTTTTCAGAGTTCAGATGAGAGAAGTCGATCTAAGTAAAGCAGATTTAACTGATGCTGAACTATTCATTTACGAGATGAGTCAAGTCAATCTTAAAGGAGCTAATTTAGAAATCAGAAGTTTTAATAGTGATACTTCTTTGCAAGAACTTATTCTTCCGGAAGGTACTATTGATGACTTTGTTTACGAAGGACTCTTATAG
- a CDS encoding RHS repeat protein — protein MFTQYTQDGRVKARIDERGNRTEYRYNALGHLTETIYDDTPDTLTDSPRMTVTYDNLGRVTETTCLLKIEAHAFIACHLVFKVQG, from the coding sequence ATCTTCACCCAATACACCCAAGATGGTCGCGTCAAAGCCAGAATTGATGAGCGGGGCAACCGCACTGAATATCGCTACAATGCCCTCGGTCACCTCACCGAAACGATCTACGACGACACCCCCGACACACTCACTGATAGTCCCCGGATGACTGTCACCTACGATAACTTAGGTCGCGTCACTGAAACCACTTGCCTTTTGAAAATCGAGGCCCATGCTTTCATTGCTTGCCACCTAGTATTCAAAGTTCAAGGCTAA
- a CDS encoding FdhF/YdeP family oxidoreductase, which yields MDKRASTNTPNPDHSGLDIGGGLPVIQQWADYTLTPQGPKIWETLFQKSACLSCAWGAGGQKGGFSNELEEPLQRCAKSVEAIKSELQPAVKAHFFEQQTLKQLQRLTSQQADRLGRLSVPLLLRAGQSHYERIGWDEVYDRVETAFRQPPDRVASYSSGRSSNEAAFLLQLMLRAMGSNNLADCSDLCHRASSVGLKTVFGTGTSLVSLESLRQADCVVLIGSNAPANHPRLMNELIKLRDRDGTVIVINPVREVGLVKFGSPAFPLKSLLPGSDIASIFLQPIPGSDLALLVGMQKSLIEQELIDIPFLQAHTENWETVVQQAQATTWDQIVETCGIPQTEIEAAATTISQASRVVFAWAMGITQQANGVENIFAIANTALMTGNAGKVGAGLMPIRGHSNVQGFGSMGVTNQLKDEIRTALEMLLGRSLNRVPGYDARSLMEAAEAGKVDTLLCLGGNFYAANPDLHQAKHALAQIDTIIYLATKPNLGHFHGLARQNTLILPVYARFENPHKTTVESGNNFVRLNDPGKTHLQNADLVAEVDFITKLAHRLHGDTPVDWRQLKDTQYVRQLIAQTIPGYEAIGTIDETGKEFTIAGRIFTTPHFPTPSGKAQMQATTLPTLTLPQPQDFGVADPVQGLVVALLTGRSYGQHNTVVYRTADRYRGMPHRHCILMNPEDVAQAGLAEHQRVTVQGDADKLENIEIICGAIRRGAALMFYPEANVLMKAKIDPRSKTPAYKRVPVLIYQP from the coding sequence ATGGATAAGCGTGCCTCTACCAACACTCCAAACCCAGATCATTCCGGGCTTGATATCGGGGGGGGGCTACCCGTTATTCAACAGTGGGCTGATTACACGCTGACGCCGCAAGGCCCCAAGATTTGGGAAACACTCTTTCAAAAAAGTGCCTGTCTATCCTGCGCGTGGGGGGCAGGGGGGCAGAAAGGGGGCTTCAGTAATGAGCTAGAAGAACCCTTACAACGCTGTGCCAAGAGTGTCGAGGCCATTAAGTCAGAATTGCAGCCTGCGGTTAAAGCCCATTTCTTTGAGCAGCAAACCCTTAAACAGCTTCAACGGCTCACATCCCAACAGGCCGATCGCTTAGGGCGATTGAGTGTGCCCCTCCTTTTGCGGGCGGGGCAGTCGCACTATGAGCGGATTGGCTGGGATGAGGTGTATGACCGAGTTGAAACAGCCTTTCGGCAGCCACCTGATCGCGTTGCATCCTACAGTTCTGGCCGGTCTTCCAATGAGGCTGCTTTTTTGCTGCAGCTAATGCTGCGGGCTATGGGCTCTAACAATTTGGCAGACTGTTCTGACCTCTGCCATCGCGCCTCTTCAGTAGGGCTGAAAACAGTCTTTGGCACTGGGACTTCGCTGGTCAGTTTAGAGAGCTTGCGGCAAGCCGATTGTGTGGTGCTGATTGGGTCTAATGCTCCGGCGAATCACCCACGCTTGATGAATGAGCTGATTAAACTCCGCGATCGCGACGGCACGGTTATCGTCATCAACCCGGTACGCGAAGTCGGTCTCGTCAAATTCGGTTCTCCTGCCTTTCCCTTAAAATCCCTCCTGCCTGGTTCAGACATTGCTTCAATATTCCTTCAGCCTATTCCTGGCAGTGACCTAGCGCTGCTAGTGGGTATGCAAAAATCCTTGATTGAGCAGGAACTCATTGATATTCCTTTCTTGCAGGCCCATACCGAAAATTGGGAAACCGTCGTACAACAGGCCCAAGCGACTACATGGGATCAGATTGTAGAAACCTGCGGGATTCCTCAAACAGAGATTGAAGCCGCCGCAACGACAATTAGTCAGGCGTCACGTGTCGTGTTTGCCTGGGCTATGGGCATTACCCAACAGGCCAATGGCGTTGAAAATATCTTTGCGATTGCCAATACGGCTTTGATGACAGGGAATGCCGGTAAAGTTGGCGCGGGGTTAATGCCGATTCGGGGCCACTCCAACGTACAAGGCTTTGGCTCCATGGGTGTGACCAACCAGTTAAAAGATGAGATTCGCACCGCCTTGGAAATGCTCTTGGGGCGATCGCTCAATCGCGTTCCAGGGTATGACGCGCGATCGCTGATGGAAGCCGCTGAGGCCGGCAAAGTCGATACGCTCCTGTGCTTAGGGGGCAATTTCTACGCGGCTAATCCAGACCTGCATCAGGCCAAACACGCCTTGGCCCAAATCGACACCATCATCTACCTGGCCACCAAACCCAACCTTGGCCATTTCCATGGGTTGGCGCGGCAGAATACGCTGATCTTGCCTGTTTATGCCCGCTTTGAGAATCCCCACAAAACGACGGTAGAGTCAGGCAATAACTTTGTTCGCCTGAATGACCCAGGGAAGACACATTTGCAGAATGCTGACCTGGTTGCCGAAGTGGACTTCATCACAAAGCTGGCCCACCGTTTACATGGCGATACTCCGGTGGATTGGCGTCAGCTGAAGGATACTCAATATGTCCGACAGCTGATTGCACAAACAATTCCAGGCTATGAAGCGATCGGCACCATTGACGAAACGGGCAAAGAATTCACCATCGCAGGTCGGATTTTCACCACGCCCCATTTTCCAACCCCTTCTGGGAAAGCCCAAATGCAAGCAACTACACTCCCTACGCTGACGCTACCTCAGCCGCAAGACTTTGGAGTTGCTGACCCAGTTCAAGGGCTGGTCGTAGCACTCTTAACCGGACGAAGTTACGGTCAGCATAATACGGTGGTGTATCGCACGGCTGATCGCTATCGCGGGATGCCCCATCGCCACTGCATCTTGATGAATCCTGAAGATGTGGCTCAGGCTGGCCTGGCCGAGCATCAACGGGTTACGGTCCAGGGGGATGCTGACAAACTGGAGAATATCGAAATCATTTGTGGAGCGATTCGACGCGGGGCGGCACTTATGTTTTACCCCGAGGCTAATGTGCTCATGAAGGCCAAGATTGATCCACGCTCCAAGACACCTGCCTATAAACGGGTTCCGGTTTTAATTTATCAACCATAA